CTAATTTGGATGGTAACAGTTGTTATGTTACTAGCACCAATTGGGGTATTTGGTCTTATGGCTGATTCTGTTGGAACATATGGCTTTGAAATGCTTAAACTTGTTGGAAAACTATTTCTTGTATATATGGGTGCCCTATTGGTTTATGGTTATGGGTTTTATCCTTTACTTATTAAACTATTTTCAAAAATGCCAATACTTAAATTCCTTTCTGCTATGAAAAAACCTCAAATAGTAGCATTATCAACAGCTTCATCTATGGCAACACTTCCTGTTAATATGAAAACATGTGAGGAAGAACTTAAAATTTCTAAATCAACTTGTTCTTTTGTACTTCCATTGGGAGCAACTATTAATATGAGTGGAAATGCTATTTATTATGGATTAGTAGCAATTTTCTTTGCTCAAGTTTATAATATAGATTTAGGCCTTGGTGGATATGTAGCTATTATCTTTACTGCAACAATTGGTGCTATTGGACAAGCAGGAGTTCCTGGTCCTTCATTCTTAGTAGTTGCTGTATTAATTGCAGCTGGTATTCCAATAGAAGGTCTACCTTTACTTATTGCCTTAGATAGAATGTTTGATATGACAAGAACTGCTTTAAATATTACTGGTGATGCAGCTTGTGCTGTTATTATTGATAACTATAACACTAAAAAAGACAAATTAGAAGCAATATAAAAAGAAGAGTTTTAAACTCTTCTTTTTTCTACTCTTAAAACAAATTTATAAATCCTATTTCCCAATACTGAAATAAATAATCCCGACAATATCAAAATAGCACCAAGAGTTTCTATATGATTTAATTGCTCATTAAGCAAAATATTTGAACCAATAATCCCAACAACAGGTATTGCTAAAGCAAAGGGAGTAACAACAGCAGAGTTATAATTTTTAAGTAACCATCCCCAAATAGCAAAAGCAACCAAAGTGGAAATATACCCAGTATATGCAACTGAAGCCCAAGTTTTAACACTAGAGTTTAACAATAAAGTTAATGGTTCATGTGACTCATAAAAATAAGAGAGTATAAATAAAGGAAGTGGTGGAATCAAACTTACCCAAACCATAAAATGCAAAAGATTTACATCTTTTATTTGTTTCATAATTATATTTGATACTGACCAAAAAATTGAAGCACATAGTATTAAAACTATTCCTAGAAGAGTAATATTTGTATCAACTGTAAAAAAGAAAAATCCAAATCCAATAAGGGCTATTAGCATACCTATTGATTGTGCTATTGTAACTTTTTCTTTAAAAATAATCATACTAAGAATTATTGTGAATATAACTTGCGCTTGTAAAAGTAGCGAAGAAATTCCTGCACTTGCATCTGCTTTCATGGCAATAAATAAAAACGAAAATTTCAAAACACCTAAAAACAGTCCAACTCCCAAAACATTCCAAACAGATGTTTTAGGAAAAGGTACAAAAAATATGGCAGGAATAGCTACTATAAAAAATCTTAAAGAGGAAAAAAGTATGGGAGGTAACTCTTCTAATCCAAACTTTATCACTGAGAAATTAACTCCCCAAATAAAAACAACAATTAATGCTAATAAAATACTTTTTAAATTCACCTTCTCTCCTTAAAATGAGAATTATAGAAAATGAATTAAATTAAGTATAGTAAAAAATTGCTATTTTAATCCATTAACAATATTTATTGGTTTTTTTCCATCTAATACTCTTTTTGCGTTTAATGCAGCTTTTTGTCTCATCTCAAAATAAGCTTTATCACTATAAAAAGCAGAATGTGGATTTATGATAAATCTACCATCAAGCCAACTCTCTTTTGCTTTCCATGCATCTATCATCAAACCATTTTTTGGTGGTTCACTTGGAAGAACATCAAGATTTACACAATTTAAATGTCCAGATTTTAAAGGCTCATAAAAGACATCTAAATCTTTTACAATAGGACCACGAGCCGTATTTACTATAGAAGAACCTTTTTTCATCTTAGAGATAAAATTTTCATCAACTAAAGCATTTGTTTGGGCATTTAAAGGGCAGTTTATAGAGATAATATCACAAGTTTTTAATAACTCATCCAAAGATTCAACTCTTTTTGCACCTA
This portion of the Arcobacter nitrofigilis DSM 7299 genome encodes:
- a CDS encoding EamA family transporter gives rise to the protein MNLKSILLALIVVFIWGVNFSVIKFGLEELPPILFSSLRFFIVAIPAIFFVPFPKTSVWNVLGVGLFLGVLKFSFLFIAMKADASAGISSLLLQAQVIFTIILSMIIFKEKVTIAQSIGMLIALIGFGFFFFTVDTNITLLGIVLILCASIFWSVSNIIMKQIKDVNLLHFMVWVSLIPPLPLFILSYFYESHEPLTLLLNSSVKTWASVAYTGYISTLVAFAIWGWLLKNYNSAVVTPFALAIPVVGIIGSNILLNEQLNHIETLGAILILSGLFISVLGNRIYKFVLRVEKRRV
- a CDS encoding dicarboxylate/amino acid:cation symporter, producing MAKKSLLKNIGFQILIAMILGTVIGIIMGEEASIFAPLGTVFIHLIKMLVIPLIVISIISGAANLSDSPSAGKVGIGTIVFFLATSAIAVALALLAGEIFKPGVGLDLSSVHHMFSNQYADKGELPSAIETVIGMIPTNIFQSLLDANILQILVFCLFFGIALSKVPKEKSAPIMNSLEATTQALIWMVTVVMLLAPIGVFGLMADSVGTYGFEMLKLVGKLFLVYMGALLVYGYGFYPLLIKLFSKMPILKFLSAMKKPQIVALSTASSMATLPVNMKTCEEELKISKSTCSFVLPLGATINMSGNAIYYGLVAIFFAQVYNIDLGLGGYVAIIFTATIGAIGQAGVPGPSFLVVAVLIAAGIPIEGLPLLIALDRMFDMTRTALNITGDAACAVIIDNYNTKKDKLEAI